A single window of Aspergillus puulaauensis MK2 DNA, chromosome 5, nearly complete sequence DNA harbors:
- a CDS encoding uncharacterized protein (COG:S;~EggNog:ENOG410Q0GV) — protein sequence MDGSLQVGRHKGMQSPRHSYQHETSSHIEVPERPEHYSARSPGVRPVSIHSDSRAHLNANGVSAVYKNWQHESPEISPQTFSSSQDNSRLGHDIEATQVAGGQGVSDESDISRLETSSYTRPSTNPPGVSYAPRLDAIGRRRSQSIGSGPRGSRIAALSVQLRTRLSYAAAKIEKKRHPHSIQYQPPIGLLQKNSSTPILSLETLSQTGHPLSIGDVDDQRSIENGSPNGTTVSAPDVPGTSSPQPLETHMGPSLVSVTSGLYPQPQPDPQKHIGRALSERPARPILAPPADIGPGRGSGQRRRQNPNIPGNSSRYAPFPLHRRYHSQQDFQMDSEVDRVPETPPLRPSTLNNTAPYNGFSDNSQSSSMEQDAIETLLFMSSPGTSGYHSNSQNSQPHQDVRNVDSSTSQGVQWLGNLDDNQSRNRQPDRLCNIETQAGDEIDLILDQMHSDSDDDANYVWNRSTRVDTNSRATDTEGHTFRYQT from the exons ATGGACGGCTCCCTGCAGGTCGGTAGGCACAAAGGCATGCAGAGTCCAAGACATTCATACCAGCATGAGACTAGTTCACATATCGAGGTACCGGAAAGGCCGGAGCATTATTCCGCGCGCTCTCCAGGAGTGCGGCCCGTATCCATACACTCGGATTCGAGGGCGCATTTGAACGCGAATGGAGTTTCTGCAGTCTATAAAAACTGGCAGCACGAATCTCCAGAGATATCTCCTCAAACATTCTCCTCGTCCCAGGATAACTCGCGCTTAGGGCACGATATTGAAGCGACGCAGGTGGCCGGTGGCCAAGGTGTAAGTGACGAGAGCGATATATCACGACTGGAAACTTCAAGCTATACGAGGCCCTCCACAAACCCACCCGGTGTTTCATATGCGCCGAGACTTGATGCCATTGGGCGGCGCCGCTCTCAAAGCATAGGCTCTGGACCGCGCGGTTCTAGAATTGCTGCA TTATCTGTCCAGTTGCGAACGCGCTTATCCTATGCGGCCGCTAAAATTGAGAAAAAGCGGCATCCGCATTCAATTCAATACCAGCCACCGATAGGTCTGCTGCAGAAAAATAGCTCGACTCCAATCCTCAGCTTGGAGACGTTGTCTCAAACGGGGCATCCGCTTTCAATAGGCGATGTTGATGACCAGCGTTCGATTGAAAACGGCTCACCCAATGGAACCACTGTTTCCGCGCCGGATGTTCCAGGGACATCTAGTCCTCAACCTCTTGAAACTCATATGGGACCATCCCTAGTAAGCGTAACAAGTGGTCTAtatccacagccacagccagaTCCCCAGAAACACATCGGACGTGCATTATCAGAGCGACCGGCTCGTCCAATACTGGCGCCACCAGCAGACATTGGTCCTGGTCGTGGAAGCGGCCAGCGGCGTCGTCAAAACCCAAACATTCCCGGTAACTCCTCACGCTACGCACCATTTCCCTTGCATCGACGCTATCATTCGCAGCAAGACTTCCAAATGGATTCAGAAGTTGACCGAGTTCCTGAGACCCCGCCCCTCCGACCTTCAACTCTGAACAATACAGCCCCTTACAACGGATTTTCTGATAACTCGCAAAGTTCTTCAATGGAGCAAGATGCTATTGAGACTCTGCTTTTCATGTCCAGCCCTGGAACTTCGGGGTACCACTCCAACTCTCAAAACTCACAGCCCCACCAAGACGTTAGGAATGTTGACAGTAGCACCTCGCAAGGTGTGCAATGGCTCGGAAACCTTGATGACAATCAATCCCGAAACAGGCAGCCTGACCGTCTCTGTAATATTGAAACCcaggctggggatgagatTGATTTAATTCTCGACCAAATGCACAGTGATAGTGATGACGACGCCAATTATGTCTGGAACCGCTCAACCCGTGTTGACACTAACTCCCGGGCAACTGATACGGAAGGGCACACTTTTCGATATCAAACATAG